One part of the Carassius gibelio isolate Cgi1373 ecotype wild population from Czech Republic chromosome B6, carGib1.2-hapl.c, whole genome shotgun sequence genome encodes these proteins:
- the sgip1a gene encoding SH3-containing GRB2-like protein 3-interacting protein 1 isoform X4 has protein sequence MMEGLKKRTRKAFGIRKKEKDTDSTGSPDRDGGEPQETELSQKKTNGAPNGFYGEIDWERYNTPEVDEEGYSIRPDEEEGAAPKEKSHFFSSSESEEEEDHRKKFKIKIRPLPADANIAAPSVDELKASIGNIALSPSPLRRSPGLAKRNPSEEIARPRRVVPTPAPARAPAPPPEPASNKKSPVPEDATALFGPPLETAFDEQKTSEVVIEEPEVWGAPLPEQLLDSSLARPFPTGTLPPLPPKNVPTSPPPIDSPATEPTDGQKEEENSGQISQRPSIADLDNIFGPEDSPKPGQDVGDKWICFNDESHQRPPPLLEGEPAPLLPSFPPPPAEPAPPLPKSPPPSEESITPLPKSPPPPAEPAPSPPSIESPKDSLPPVLPVPKDTSPSPPTVPPPPVEEAPPPPKPGDLSHSKTDSAPCAPLIETQSDSTNSPPTTVETSERTIPPPLVLNQEDKTSPEETPSKENPSESSGSPIEIGQGSRSTPPPPPPPTYRAVVSSPGPIVPAGTSGNESGSSSPARPSSPLATSSSPPPPPPPRPPSRPKLPPGKPSAGDVNRPFSPPVHSSSPPPLAPLARAESTSSISSTNSLSAATTPTVEDDAFVDKLPSFERRADMPAETDQPSLVWFDRGKFYLTFEGCSRGPSPLTMGAQDTLPVAAAFTETVSAYFKGTDPNKCVVKITGEMVLSFPAGITRHFANNPSPAVLTFSITNYSRLEHVLPNPQLLCCDTTQPNPNSKEFWVNMPNLMTHLKKVAEQKPQATYYNVDMLKYQVLPKGLQSTPLNLAVSWRCEPTSTDLRIDYKYNAAAMTTPVALNNVQFLTPVDGGVSKLQAVLPPAAWNAEQQRILWKIPDISQKSENGGVGSLLARFQLTEGPSKVAPVAVQFTSEGSTLSGCDIELVGLGYRFSLVKKRFAAGKYMADN, from the exons GATTGAAAAAACGCACCAGGAAGGCCTTCGGGATACGGAAGAAAGAAAAGGACACTGACTCTAC GGGGTCACCAGACAGAGATGGTGGA GAGCCCCAAGAGACTGAATTG TCACAGAAAAAGACCAACGGGGCTCCAAATGGCTTCTATGGGGAGATTGATTGGGAGAGATAT AACACACCCGAGGTAGATGAAGAAGGATATAGCATCAGGCCAGATGAGGAAGAGGGAG CAGCCCCCAAAGAAAAGTCTCACTTCTTCTCCTCTAGTGAGTCCGAAGAAGAGGAGGACCACCGCAAAAAGTTTAAGATCAAAATCAGACCGCTGCCAGCTGACGCTAACATTGCAGCTCCCTCGGTAGATGAATTAAAAGCCTCCATAGGCAACATAGCTCTGTCTCCCTCGCCTCTG AGACGTAGCCCG GGTTTGGCAAAAAGAAATCCCA GTGAAGAAATTGCACGACCGAGACGTGTTGTTCCAACGCCTGCACCAGCTCGTGCACCTGCGCCTCCTCCTGAGCCTGCTAG TAATAAGAAATCTCCAGTGCCAGAGGATGCAACAGCCTTATTCGGCCCTCCACTGGAGACAgcctttgatgagcagaagaccAGCGAAG TGGTGATAGAGGAACCTGAGGTTTGGGGTGCACCCCTGCCTGAGCAACTCCTTGACTCCTCTCTGGCAAGACCTTTTCCTACAGGAA CTCTGCCTCCGCTTCCGCCTAAGAATGTGCCGACCTCCCCCCCTCCAATTGACTCTCCTGCTACAGAACCTACCG ATGGGCAGAAAGAAGAGGAAAATTCAGGGCAGATTTCGCAGAGGCCCTCTATAGCTGATCTAGACAACATCTTTGGCCCAGAAGACTCTCCAAAACCTGGTCAAGATGTTGGAGATAAGTGGATCTGCTTCAATGATGAGTCACATCAAAGACCTCCTCCTCTTTTAGAGGGAGAGCCAGCACCTCTTCTCCCCTCTTTTCCACCTCCCCCAGCAGAACCAGCACCCCCATTACCGAAATCACCCCCTCCATCAGAGGAGTCGATTACTCCTTTACCAAAATCTCCACCTCCTCCTGCAGAGCCAGCACCTTCTCCTCCTTCAATTGAGTCGCCAAAGGATAGCCTCCCACCTGTCCTACCTGTTCCGAAAGacacctctccttctcctccaaCTGTCCCCCCTCCTCCAGTTGAAGAGGCCCCACCACCACCGAAACCAGGTGATCTTTCTCACTCCAAAACAGACTCTGCGCCATGTGCTCCTCTGATAGAGACCCAATCAGACTCAACCAATAGCCCGCCAACTACTGTAGAGACAAGTGAACGCACAATCCCTCCACCCTTGGTTCTGAACCAAGAGGACAAAACGAGCCCTGAGGAGACTCCATCAAAAGAGAACCCAAGTGAGAGCAGCGGTTCACCCATAGAGATTGGTCAAGGATCACGTTcgacacctcctcctcctccacctcccacATACAGGGCGGTAGTGTCATCCCCAGGGCCCATCGTTCCAGCTGGTACGAGTGGAAATGAAAGTG GCTCCTCTTCCCCTGCACGTCCCTCTTCACCATTGGCTACCAGCAgctctccccctccccctcccccacctcggccACCCTCTCGACCCAAACTGCCACCTGGGAAACCAAGTGCAGGGGACGTG AATCGGCCGTTCAGCCCCCCTGTACACTCGTCAAGCCCCCCTCCTCTGGCTCCGTTGGCCCGTGCAGAAAGCACCTCTTCAATCTCCTCCACCAACTCTCTGAGTGCCGCCACCACTCCCACCGTCG AAGATGACGCATTTGTAGACAAACTTCCCAGCTTTGAGAGACGGGCAGATATGCCAGCAG aGACAGACCAGCCCTCCCTCGTGTGGTTTGACAGAGGCAAGTTTTATTTAACCTTTGAAG GCTGTTCTCGTGGGCCCAGTCCCCTCACCATGGGGGCCCAGGACACACTGCCTGTTGCTGCAGCTTTCACAGAGACAGTCAGTGCCTACTTCAAAGGAACAGACCCCAATAA GTGTGTGGTGAAGATCACCGGAGAGATGGTGTTGTCCTTCCCAGCAGGCATCACACGGCATTTTGCAAATAACCCCTCGCCTGCGGTACTAACCTTCAGCATAACCAACTACAGTCGTCTGGAACACGTCCTTCCTAACCCTCAGTTACTGTGCTG TGACACCACGCAGCCCAATCCCAACTCAAAGGAGTTCTGGGTGAATATGCCAAACCTAATGACCCATTTAAAGAAGGTGGCGGAACAGAAACCACAAGCAACTTACTACAATGTAGACATGCTGAAATATCAG GTGTTACCGAAGGGTCTACAGTCCACTCCTCTAAATCTAGCAGTGAGCTGGAGGTGTGAGCCCACCAGTACTGATCTGAGGATAGACTACAAGTACAACGCTGCTGCCATGACCACTCCGGTCGCCCTCAACAATGTTCAGTTCCTCACCCCTGTGGACGGAGGTGTCAGCAAACTGCAGGCTGTGCTTCCTCCAGCCGCCTG GAATGCAGAGCAGCAGAGAATCTTATGGAAGATTCCAGATATTTCGCAGAAGTCTGAGAATGGAG GTGTGGGGTCTCTGCTGGCCCGTTTCCAGTTAACAGAGGGTCCCAGTAAAGTGGCCCCGGTGGCAGTGCAGTTCACCAGTGAGGGCAGCACTCTGTCAGGCTGTGACATTGAGCTGGTTGGCCTCGGATATCGTTTCTCCCTCGTCAAGAAGAGGTTTGCAGCAG GAAAATACATGGCAGACAACTAA
- the sgip1a gene encoding SH3-containing GRB2-like protein 3-interacting protein 1 isoform X9: protein MMEGLKKRTRKAFGIRKKEKDTDSTGSPDRDGGEPQETELSQKKTNGAPNGFYGEIDWERYNTPEVDEEGYSIRPDEEEGAAPKEKSHFFSSSESEEEEDHRKKFKIKIRPLPADANIAAPSVDELKASIGNIALSPSPLRRSPGLAKRNPSEEIARPRRVVPTPAPARAPAPPPEPASNKKSPVPEDATALFGPPLETAFDEQKTSEVVIEEPEVWGAPLPEQLLDSSLARPFPTGTLPPLPPKNVPTSPPPIDSPATEPTDGQKEEENSGQISQRPSIADLDNIFGPEDSPKPGQDVGDKWICFNDESHQRPPPLLEGEPAPLLPSFPPPPAEPAPPLPKSPPPSEESITPLPKSPPPPAEPAPSPPSIESPKDSLPPVLPVPKDTSPSPPTVPPPPVEEAPPPPKPGDLSHSKTDSAPCAPLIETQSDSTNSPPTTVETSERTIPPPLVLNQEDKTSPEETPSKENPSESSGSPIEIGQGSRSTPPPPPPPTYRAVVSSPGPIVPAGTSGNESGSSSPARPSSPLATSSSPPPPPPPRPPSRPKLPPGKPSAGDVNRPFSPPVHSSSPPPLAPLARAESTSSISSTNSLSAATTPTVEDDAFVDKLPSFERRADMPAGCSRGPSPLTMGAQDTLPVAAAFTETVSAYFKGTDPNKCVVKITGEMVLSFPAGITRHFANNPSPAVLTFSITNYSRLEHVLPNPQLLCCDTTQPNPNSKEFWVNMPNLMTHLKKVAEQKPQATYYNVDMLKYQVLPKGLQSTPLNLAVSWRCEPTSTDLRIDYKYNAAAMTTPVALNNVQFLTPVDGGVSKLQAVLPPAAWNAEQQRILWKIPDISQKSENGGVGSLLARFQLTEGPSKVAPVAVQFTSEGSTLSGCDIELVGLGYRFSLVKKRFAAGKYMADN, encoded by the exons GATTGAAAAAACGCACCAGGAAGGCCTTCGGGATACGGAAGAAAGAAAAGGACACTGACTCTAC GGGGTCACCAGACAGAGATGGTGGA GAGCCCCAAGAGACTGAATTG TCACAGAAAAAGACCAACGGGGCTCCAAATGGCTTCTATGGGGAGATTGATTGGGAGAGATAT AACACACCCGAGGTAGATGAAGAAGGATATAGCATCAGGCCAGATGAGGAAGAGGGAG CAGCCCCCAAAGAAAAGTCTCACTTCTTCTCCTCTAGTGAGTCCGAAGAAGAGGAGGACCACCGCAAAAAGTTTAAGATCAAAATCAGACCGCTGCCAGCTGACGCTAACATTGCAGCTCCCTCGGTAGATGAATTAAAAGCCTCCATAGGCAACATAGCTCTGTCTCCCTCGCCTCTG AGACGTAGCCCG GGTTTGGCAAAAAGAAATCCCA GTGAAGAAATTGCACGACCGAGACGTGTTGTTCCAACGCCTGCACCAGCTCGTGCACCTGCGCCTCCTCCTGAGCCTGCTAG TAATAAGAAATCTCCAGTGCCAGAGGATGCAACAGCCTTATTCGGCCCTCCACTGGAGACAgcctttgatgagcagaagaccAGCGAAG TGGTGATAGAGGAACCTGAGGTTTGGGGTGCACCCCTGCCTGAGCAACTCCTTGACTCCTCTCTGGCAAGACCTTTTCCTACAGGAA CTCTGCCTCCGCTTCCGCCTAAGAATGTGCCGACCTCCCCCCCTCCAATTGACTCTCCTGCTACAGAACCTACCG ATGGGCAGAAAGAAGAGGAAAATTCAGGGCAGATTTCGCAGAGGCCCTCTATAGCTGATCTAGACAACATCTTTGGCCCAGAAGACTCTCCAAAACCTGGTCAAGATGTTGGAGATAAGTGGATCTGCTTCAATGATGAGTCACATCAAAGACCTCCTCCTCTTTTAGAGGGAGAGCCAGCACCTCTTCTCCCCTCTTTTCCACCTCCCCCAGCAGAACCAGCACCCCCATTACCGAAATCACCCCCTCCATCAGAGGAGTCGATTACTCCTTTACCAAAATCTCCACCTCCTCCTGCAGAGCCAGCACCTTCTCCTCCTTCAATTGAGTCGCCAAAGGATAGCCTCCCACCTGTCCTACCTGTTCCGAAAGacacctctccttctcctccaaCTGTCCCCCCTCCTCCAGTTGAAGAGGCCCCACCACCACCGAAACCAGGTGATCTTTCTCACTCCAAAACAGACTCTGCGCCATGTGCTCCTCTGATAGAGACCCAATCAGACTCAACCAATAGCCCGCCAACTACTGTAGAGACAAGTGAACGCACAATCCCTCCACCCTTGGTTCTGAACCAAGAGGACAAAACGAGCCCTGAGGAGACTCCATCAAAAGAGAACCCAAGTGAGAGCAGCGGTTCACCCATAGAGATTGGTCAAGGATCACGTTcgacacctcctcctcctccacctcccacATACAGGGCGGTAGTGTCATCCCCAGGGCCCATCGTTCCAGCTGGTACGAGTGGAAATGAAAGTG GCTCCTCTTCCCCTGCACGTCCCTCTTCACCATTGGCTACCAGCAgctctccccctccccctcccccacctcggccACCCTCTCGACCCAAACTGCCACCTGGGAAACCAAGTGCAGGGGACGTG AATCGGCCGTTCAGCCCCCCTGTACACTCGTCAAGCCCCCCTCCTCTGGCTCCGTTGGCCCGTGCAGAAAGCACCTCTTCAATCTCCTCCACCAACTCTCTGAGTGCCGCCACCACTCCCACCGTCG AAGATGACGCATTTGTAGACAAACTTCCCAGCTTTGAGAGACGGGCAGATATGCCAGCAG GCTGTTCTCGTGGGCCCAGTCCCCTCACCATGGGGGCCCAGGACACACTGCCTGTTGCTGCAGCTTTCACAGAGACAGTCAGTGCCTACTTCAAAGGAACAGACCCCAATAA GTGTGTGGTGAAGATCACCGGAGAGATGGTGTTGTCCTTCCCAGCAGGCATCACACGGCATTTTGCAAATAACCCCTCGCCTGCGGTACTAACCTTCAGCATAACCAACTACAGTCGTCTGGAACACGTCCTTCCTAACCCTCAGTTACTGTGCTG TGACACCACGCAGCCCAATCCCAACTCAAAGGAGTTCTGGGTGAATATGCCAAACCTAATGACCCATTTAAAGAAGGTGGCGGAACAGAAACCACAAGCAACTTACTACAATGTAGACATGCTGAAATATCAG GTGTTACCGAAGGGTCTACAGTCCACTCCTCTAAATCTAGCAGTGAGCTGGAGGTGTGAGCCCACCAGTACTGATCTGAGGATAGACTACAAGTACAACGCTGCTGCCATGACCACTCCGGTCGCCCTCAACAATGTTCAGTTCCTCACCCCTGTGGACGGAGGTGTCAGCAAACTGCAGGCTGTGCTTCCTCCAGCCGCCTG GAATGCAGAGCAGCAGAGAATCTTATGGAAGATTCCAGATATTTCGCAGAAGTCTGAGAATGGAG GTGTGGGGTCTCTGCTGGCCCGTTTCCAGTTAACAGAGGGTCCCAGTAAAGTGGCCCCGGTGGCAGTGCAGTTCACCAGTGAGGGCAGCACTCTGTCAGGCTGTGACATTGAGCTGGTTGGCCTCGGATATCGTTTCTCCCTCGTCAAGAAGAGGTTTGCAGCAG GAAAATACATGGCAGACAACTAA
- the sgip1a gene encoding SH3-containing GRB2-like protein 3-interacting protein 1 isoform X11 produces the protein MMEGLKKRTRKAFGIRKKEKDTDSTGSPDRDGGEPQETELSQKKTNGAPNGFYGEIDWERYNTPEVDEEGYSIRPDEEEGAAPKEKSHFFSSSESEEEEDHRKKFKIKIRPLPADANIAAPSVDELKASIGNIALSPSPLRRSPGLAKRNPSEEIARPRRVVPTPAPARAPAPPPEPASNKKSPVPEDATALFGPPLETAFDEQKTSEVVIEEPEVWGAPLPEQLLDSSLARPFPTGTLPPLPPKNVPTSPPPIDSPATEPTDGQKEEENSGQISQRPSIADLDNIFGPEDSPKPGQDVGDKWICFNDESHQRPPPLLEGEPAPLLPSFPPPPAEPAPPLPKSPPPSEESITPLPKSPPPPAEPAPSPPSIESPKDSLPPVLPVPKDTSPSPPTVPPPPVEEAPPPPKPGDLSHSKTDSAPCAPLIETQSDSTNSPPTTVETSERTIPPPLVLNQEDKTSPEETPSKENPSESSGSPIEIGQGSRSTPPPPPPPTYRAVVSSPGPIVPAGTSGNESGSSSPARPSSPLATSSSPPPPPPPRPPSRPKLPPGKPSAGDVNRPFSPPVHSSSPPPLAPLARAESTSSISSTNSLSAATTPTVGKELFVSVSGCSRGPSPLTMGAQDTLPVAAAFTETVSAYFKGTDPNKCVVKITGEMVLSFPAGITRHFANNPSPAVLTFSITNYSRLEHVLPNPQLLCCDTTQPNPNSKEFWVNMPNLMTHLKKVAEQKPQATYYNVDMLKYQVLPKGLQSTPLNLAVSWRCEPTSTDLRIDYKYNAAAMTTPVALNNVQFLTPVDGGVSKLQAVLPPAAWNAEQQRILWKIPDISQKSENGGVGSLLARFQLTEGPSKVAPVAVQFTSEGSTLSGCDIELVGLGYRFSLVKKRFAAGKYMADN, from the exons GATTGAAAAAACGCACCAGGAAGGCCTTCGGGATACGGAAGAAAGAAAAGGACACTGACTCTAC GGGGTCACCAGACAGAGATGGTGGA GAGCCCCAAGAGACTGAATTG TCACAGAAAAAGACCAACGGGGCTCCAAATGGCTTCTATGGGGAGATTGATTGGGAGAGATAT AACACACCCGAGGTAGATGAAGAAGGATATAGCATCAGGCCAGATGAGGAAGAGGGAG CAGCCCCCAAAGAAAAGTCTCACTTCTTCTCCTCTAGTGAGTCCGAAGAAGAGGAGGACCACCGCAAAAAGTTTAAGATCAAAATCAGACCGCTGCCAGCTGACGCTAACATTGCAGCTCCCTCGGTAGATGAATTAAAAGCCTCCATAGGCAACATAGCTCTGTCTCCCTCGCCTCTG AGACGTAGCCCG GGTTTGGCAAAAAGAAATCCCA GTGAAGAAATTGCACGACCGAGACGTGTTGTTCCAACGCCTGCACCAGCTCGTGCACCTGCGCCTCCTCCTGAGCCTGCTAG TAATAAGAAATCTCCAGTGCCAGAGGATGCAACAGCCTTATTCGGCCCTCCACTGGAGACAgcctttgatgagcagaagaccAGCGAAG TGGTGATAGAGGAACCTGAGGTTTGGGGTGCACCCCTGCCTGAGCAACTCCTTGACTCCTCTCTGGCAAGACCTTTTCCTACAGGAA CTCTGCCTCCGCTTCCGCCTAAGAATGTGCCGACCTCCCCCCCTCCAATTGACTCTCCTGCTACAGAACCTACCG ATGGGCAGAAAGAAGAGGAAAATTCAGGGCAGATTTCGCAGAGGCCCTCTATAGCTGATCTAGACAACATCTTTGGCCCAGAAGACTCTCCAAAACCTGGTCAAGATGTTGGAGATAAGTGGATCTGCTTCAATGATGAGTCACATCAAAGACCTCCTCCTCTTTTAGAGGGAGAGCCAGCACCTCTTCTCCCCTCTTTTCCACCTCCCCCAGCAGAACCAGCACCCCCATTACCGAAATCACCCCCTCCATCAGAGGAGTCGATTACTCCTTTACCAAAATCTCCACCTCCTCCTGCAGAGCCAGCACCTTCTCCTCCTTCAATTGAGTCGCCAAAGGATAGCCTCCCACCTGTCCTACCTGTTCCGAAAGacacctctccttctcctccaaCTGTCCCCCCTCCTCCAGTTGAAGAGGCCCCACCACCACCGAAACCAGGTGATCTTTCTCACTCCAAAACAGACTCTGCGCCATGTGCTCCTCTGATAGAGACCCAATCAGACTCAACCAATAGCCCGCCAACTACTGTAGAGACAAGTGAACGCACAATCCCTCCACCCTTGGTTCTGAACCAAGAGGACAAAACGAGCCCTGAGGAGACTCCATCAAAAGAGAACCCAAGTGAGAGCAGCGGTTCACCCATAGAGATTGGTCAAGGATCACGTTcgacacctcctcctcctccacctcccacATACAGGGCGGTAGTGTCATCCCCAGGGCCCATCGTTCCAGCTGGTACGAGTGGAAATGAAAGTG GCTCCTCTTCCCCTGCACGTCCCTCTTCACCATTGGCTACCAGCAgctctccccctccccctcccccacctcggccACCCTCTCGACCCAAACTGCCACCTGGGAAACCAAGTGCAGGGGACGTG AATCGGCCGTTCAGCCCCCCTGTACACTCGTCAAGCCCCCCTCCTCTGGCTCCGTTGGCCCGTGCAGAAAGCACCTCTTCAATCTCCTCCACCAACTCTCTGAGTGCCGCCACCACTCCCACCGTCGGTAAAGAGCTCTTCGTGTCTGTGTCAG GCTGTTCTCGTGGGCCCAGTCCCCTCACCATGGGGGCCCAGGACACACTGCCTGTTGCTGCAGCTTTCACAGAGACAGTCAGTGCCTACTTCAAAGGAACAGACCCCAATAA GTGTGTGGTGAAGATCACCGGAGAGATGGTGTTGTCCTTCCCAGCAGGCATCACACGGCATTTTGCAAATAACCCCTCGCCTGCGGTACTAACCTTCAGCATAACCAACTACAGTCGTCTGGAACACGTCCTTCCTAACCCTCAGTTACTGTGCTG TGACACCACGCAGCCCAATCCCAACTCAAAGGAGTTCTGGGTGAATATGCCAAACCTAATGACCCATTTAAAGAAGGTGGCGGAACAGAAACCACAAGCAACTTACTACAATGTAGACATGCTGAAATATCAG GTGTTACCGAAGGGTCTACAGTCCACTCCTCTAAATCTAGCAGTGAGCTGGAGGTGTGAGCCCACCAGTACTGATCTGAGGATAGACTACAAGTACAACGCTGCTGCCATGACCACTCCGGTCGCCCTCAACAATGTTCAGTTCCTCACCCCTGTGGACGGAGGTGTCAGCAAACTGCAGGCTGTGCTTCCTCCAGCCGCCTG GAATGCAGAGCAGCAGAGAATCTTATGGAAGATTCCAGATATTTCGCAGAAGTCTGAGAATGGAG GTGTGGGGTCTCTGCTGGCCCGTTTCCAGTTAACAGAGGGTCCCAGTAAAGTGGCCCCGGTGGCAGTGCAGTTCACCAGTGAGGGCAGCACTCTGTCAGGCTGTGACATTGAGCTGGTTGGCCTCGGATATCGTTTCTCCCTCGTCAAGAAGAGGTTTGCAGCAG GAAAATACATGGCAGACAACTAA